A genomic window from Candidatus Lokiarchaeota archaeon includes:
- a CDS encoding RNA 3'-terminal phosphate cyclase translates to MIEIDGSHGEGGGQILRTAVSLSAVTMEPVRVVNIRAGRPTPGLKNQHVAGIEVTGRLVNANINGLQVGSTTIEFLPGERRGGRISYDIGTAGAISLVLQAVLLPAILAPSPSYIEIHGGTDVLWSPPVDYIKHIFDFMLQKMGPKIEINLHRRGHYPRGGGRVSCSVEPVDKVHSIDFVEFGELNRVRGISHCVKLPAHVAHRQADAAESYLRDKGLEDIDIERKYWPKEEDPHLGAGSGIVIWAESDRNLRMGGDSLGKKGKPAEKVGREAARQLSDELSTGHAVDSHLCDMLVPYMAVAEGESSIGVTEVTSHLETNIWVVEKMLDIETKLEGKHGQPGKLTLKGTGISPSN, encoded by the coding sequence ATGATTGAAATAGATGGCTCTCACGGAGAAGGTGGCGGTCAAATCCTTCGGACAGCGGTTTCGCTTTCTGCGGTAACAATGGAACCTGTTCGAGTTGTGAATATCCGTGCGGGAAGGCCCACACCAGGGCTCAAGAATCAGCATGTTGCAGGCATTGAAGTTACAGGGCGGTTGGTGAACGCAAATATCAATGGATTGCAAGTTGGAAGTACCACAATCGAGTTTCTACCTGGGGAGCGGCGTGGGGGCCGAATCAGTTATGATATCGGTACCGCGGGGGCTATATCGCTTGTTCTGCAAGCTGTACTCCTGCCAGCTATCCTTGCCCCCAGTCCTTCATATATTGAGATACATGGTGGTACTGATGTACTCTGGAGCCCGCCCGTAGATTACATAAAACACATCTTTGATTTCATGCTACAGAAGATGGGTCCGAAGATAGAGATAAACCTGCATAGGCGGGGTCATTATCCACGAGGGGGTGGAAGGGTATCCTGTAGCGTTGAACCTGTAGATAAGGTTCATAGCATTGATTTTGTAGAATTTGGTGAACTGAATCGAGTTCGAGGAATCTCTCATTGTGTCAAACTGCCTGCGCATGTTGCTCACCGTCAAGCAGACGCTGCAGAATCATATCTAAGGGACAAGGGACTTGAGGACATCGATATTGAACGGAAGTACTGGCCAAAGGAAGAAGACCCCCATCTCGGTGCTGGTAGCGGCATCGTTATCTGGGCTGAATCGGACCGAAATTTGAGAATGGGTGGCGACAGTCTAGGTAAGAAAGGGAAGCCGGCGGAGAAAGTAGGAAGAGAGGCGGCAAGACAACTTTCAGATGAATTGTCAACTGGACATGCTGTTGATTCTCACCTTTGTGATATGCTCGTTCCCTATATGGCTGTTGCAGAAGGTGAGAGCAGTATCGGAGTCACAGAAGTAACGTCTCATCTCGAGACGAATATATGGGTGGTCGAAAAGATGCTGGATATTGAAACCAAATTGGAGGGGAAGCATGGCCAACCGGGCAAACTAACCCTCAAAGGAACTGGCATTTCCCCTAGCAACTGA
- a CDS encoding protein-L-isoaspartate(D-aspartate) O-methyltransferase, with protein sequence MPEDNLQKQKERLIKRLKRGGYLETESVERAFREVPRSQFLQPGHQDAAYRDTPQPISHGQTISAPHMCVIMCEKLDLREGLKVLEVGAGSGYHAALCAELVAPEGAENPGHVYTVEIVEHLIEFAETNLERAGYMDRVTLIHGDGAKGLPDKAPFDRILVTAAAPGIPDPLTEQLDKGGKMLIPVGGRGFFQELIKVKKDQDGDISKEKWGGVAFVPLTGEFGA encoded by the coding sequence ATGCCTGAAGATAATCTACAGAAACAGAAAGAACGCCTGATCAAGCGGTTGAAAAGAGGAGGGTATTTGGAGACAGAATCTGTCGAAAGAGCATTCAGAGAAGTACCCCGGTCACAATTCCTTCAACCAGGTCATCAGGATGCAGCATATCGAGATACGCCCCAACCAATATCGCATGGGCAGACCATATCGGCACCACACATGTGTGTGATAATGTGTGAGAAACTAGATCTTAGAGAGGGGTTGAAAGTCCTAGAGGTTGGCGCGGGTTCAGGGTATCATGCAGCATTATGTGCCGAACTCGTTGCCCCTGAAGGCGCAGAAAATCCAGGGCATGTGTATACAGTCGAAATTGTAGAACATTTGATAGAATTTGCGGAGACCAATCTAGAACGGGCAGGATACATGGACAGGGTAACACTGATACATGGAGATGGTGCAAAAGGACTTCCTGATAAAGCTCCTTTCGATAGGATATTGGTAACAGCTGCGGCGCCCGGTATTCCGGATCCTCTGACTGAGCAATTGGATAAAGGGGGCAAGATGCTGATACCAGTTGGAGGAAGAGGGTTCTTTCAAGAACTCATCAAAGTTAAGAAGGATCAAGATGGAGATATATCCAAAGAGAAATGGGGCGGAGTCGCGTTTGTACCACTTACAGGCGAATTTGGGGCCTAA
- a CDS encoding DUF120 domain-containing protein, whose product MSPDNWFTIYTLAKDGAIHRKCSITTSELGTRLDVSQQTASRRLTTCVEKGLVERTHTASGMLVKITERGRKELLDVLNGLEVAFAPPSEDIVIEGEVVDGIGEGAYYVDMYAPRFKKALGFEPYSGTLNVRVTGEMSRQAVKRMKHSTPLVVPGFSHKDRTFGDVICYRARIEDRIEGAIVIAQRTHHSPDILEVIAPVKLRDALDLEDEDEIELRVIPLHKAT is encoded by the coding sequence ATTTCCCCAGATAACTGGTTCACAATCTACACATTGGCAAAGGATGGAGCAATTCACAGAAAATGTAGTATAACAACGAGTGAACTGGGAACCCGACTTGATGTTAGCCAACAGACTGCTTCCAGAAGGCTAACCACGTGTGTCGAGAAGGGCCTGGTTGAACGAACTCATACTGCCAGTGGAATGCTCGTGAAGATAACTGAACGTGGAAGAAAAGAACTACTGGATGTATTGAATGGGTTAGAGGTAGCTTTTGCTCCACCATCCGAAGACATAGTTATAGAGGGCGAGGTTGTAGATGGTATTGGCGAAGGAGCATACTATGTTGATATGTACGCCCCTCGTTTCAAAAAGGCACTCGGTTTTGAACCGTATTCTGGAACGTTAAATGTGAGAGTAACGGGCGAAATGTCTCGACAGGCAGTAAAGCGAATGAAACACAGCACTCCTTTGGTCGTGCCTGGATTCAGTCACAAAGATCGCACTTTTGGTGATGTTATCTGCTACCGCGCGCGGATAGAGGATCGCATTGAGGGCGCAATCGTTATTGCCCAGCGCACTCATCACAGCCCAGATATTCTTGAGGTCATTGCACCTGTGAAGCTCAGAGATGCTCTAGACCTAGAGGATGAAGACGAAATCGAACTCCGCGTAATTCCTCTGCACAAAGCCACGTAA
- a CDS encoding nicotinamide-nucleotide adenylyltransferase, with protein sequence MLCQMINYGIVSSEMMMRMRSVFVGRFQPIHKGHLYTVNQILEKDEELVIAIGSAQHSHTPNNPFSGGERVMQIKRALLDEKLPMDTIDVIPVPDINIHPLWIAHLSSLVPYFEKVYSHNPLVRRLVRDADITVGQTELLDRSEYSGKHIRRLIRQENPEWKSLVPEGVIAIIEEHNMDERIRQIGEVTLKK encoded by the coding sequence ATGCTTTGCCAAATGATTAATTACGGGATAGTGAGTTCGGAAATGATGATGAGAATGAGGTCCGTATTTGTTGGCAGATTTCAGCCCATCCACAAAGGACATCTCTACACAGTGAATCAGATTCTTGAGAAGGACGAGGAACTGGTAATTGCCATCGGTTCAGCGCAGCACTCTCATACCCCAAATAACCCATTTTCAGGCGGGGAACGCGTCATGCAAATAAAGCGGGCGCTTCTTGATGAGAAACTGCCAATGGATACGATTGATGTTATTCCAGTACCGGATATCAACATCCATCCGCTCTGGATAGCTCATCTCAGTTCATTGGTTCCGTATTTCGAGAAGGTTTACAGCCACAACCCCCTTGTCCGCCGTCTTGTCAGAGATGCAGACATCACGGTTGGGCAGACAGAATTACTGGATCGGTCAGAATATAGCGGCAAGCATATCCGGCGTCTTATTCGTCAAGAAAACCCAGAATGGAAATCACTCGTTCCAGAAGGTGTAATTGCGATAATCGAGGAGCACAACATGGATGAAAGGATTCGTCAGATTGGTGAAGTAACTCTCAAGAAGTAA
- a CDS encoding GTP-binding protein, with protein sequence MKKLNPFHNIPSIMTAEEIIEFAHNRSMKVSRKGSLKMRRKERTRIREIARLKEFTKQVKTKLKAVVEGFPSLDQLHPFYRELADIIVGTDELKKSLGAVYNCIPTIDQITENHLEALKLANDYRKMKRSRSAAKGRIASVLRGTASNLDFIIEAKRDLARLPGILPNSPTIVCAGFPNVGKSTLVKAVSSAEPEIAYYPFTTKQVIVGHLRVRGSSVQIVDTPGILDRPMSERNEIEREAVAALKYLAHIVLFIIDPSQSCGWSIDDQFNLYSEVRRLFPVSPILVAFNKIDITPEDKLEEVRSRIEDAYEIVATEGIGVDALIEDAVELADIPEQEESIEDLIASVARGNASSFEG encoded by the coding sequence ATGAAGAAACTTAATCCATTCCACAATATCCCGTCAATAATGACTGCTGAAGAAATCATAGAATTTGCGCATAACAGATCTATGAAAGTATCACGGAAAGGCTCGCTTAAAATGCGGAGAAAAGAAAGGACTCGCATAAGAGAGATAGCACGGCTCAAGGAATTCACCAAACAAGTGAAAACGAAACTAAAGGCGGTAGTTGAAGGTTTTCCGTCGCTTGACCAGCTTCATCCATTTTATCGAGAACTTGCCGATATAATAGTCGGAACGGATGAATTGAAGAAATCCCTTGGTGCGGTATACAACTGCATTCCAACAATAGATCAGATAACTGAGAATCATCTTGAAGCATTGAAACTTGCGAATGATTATCGGAAAATGAAACGGAGTAGGAGTGCGGCCAAAGGAAGGATAGCGTCGGTACTCAGAGGTACTGCCTCAAATCTAGATTTCATTATTGAGGCTAAGAGAGACCTTGCGCGACTCCCCGGGATACTCCCAAACTCACCCACGATAGTATGTGCTGGTTTCCCGAATGTAGGCAAATCCACTCTTGTGAAAGCAGTATCATCGGCGGAACCTGAAATTGCATATTATCCATTTACAACCAAACAGGTTATTGTGGGTCATCTACGTGTGAGAGGTTCTTCAGTCCAGATAGTAGATACACCAGGGATTCTCGACCGTCCGATGAGTGAACGCAACGAAATTGAGCGAGAAGCAGTTGCTGCCTTGAAGTATCTGGCACATATTGTGCTGTTTATCATAGATCCATCACAAAGCTGCGGTTGGAGCATAGATGACCAATTTAACCTCTATTCCGAAGTTAGACGATTGTTTCCCGTAAGCCCGATACTTGTCGCATTCAATAAGATAGATATCACTCCGGAAGACAAGCTGGAAGAAGTCAGGTCCCGTATCGAAGACGCTTATGAGATTGTGGCCACTGAAGGAATCGGAGTAGACGCCCTGATTGAGGATGCTGTTGAGCTAGCGGACATCCCCGAACAGGAGGAGTCTATCGAGGATCTCATAGCATCAGTTGCTAGGGGAAATGCCAGTTCCTTTGAGGGTTAG
- a CDS encoding endonuclease V: MSWQIFGSGWATKSDFIDKKKEAAKQEQKELATQVLKRDIPPFDGGGLVTGVDVSYVDSTAVGTAVTMDSSDRNVIKKRTLITPCEFPYIPGYFHLREGPTLISLLGECGETGPVLVDANGILHPRRCGLASCVGLKSDKQTIGVAKSLLLGNLGRRQDGIAFIKDGDETVGAAVWLGTGPPVYVSIGHKVTLETAVKIVTTIEQSGKLEPIANADRESRRVADRLKGAMKD, translated from the coding sequence ATGAGCTGGCAGATTTTCGGGAGTGGATGGGCAACGAAAAGTGATTTCATAGACAAGAAAAAAGAGGCGGCCAAACAGGAACAGAAAGAACTGGCTACACAGGTCTTGAAACGTGATATACCTCCCTTTGATGGTGGTGGGCTTGTTACAGGGGTAGACGTCTCGTATGTTGACAGTACAGCAGTCGGAACCGCTGTCACTATGGATTCTTCCGACAGGAATGTCATAAAGAAAAGAACACTGATAACTCCATGCGAGTTCCCTTACATCCCGGGTTACTTTCATCTTCGGGAAGGACCCACTTTGATATCTCTACTCGGTGAGTGTGGAGAGACAGGCCCGGTGCTAGTTGATGCCAATGGCATATTGCATCCTCGGCGTTGTGGTTTGGCCTCCTGCGTAGGTCTAAAAAGCGACAAGCAGACAATAGGTGTAGCCAAAAGCCTTCTATTGGGAAACCTTGGCCGCCGTCAAGATGGCATTGCATTCATAAAAGATGGTGATGAAACGGTGGGTGCTGCTGTTTGGCTAGGAACAGGACCGCCTGTTTATGTCTCAATCGGGCACAAGGTAACACTTGAAACCGCAGTGAAAATAGTCACCACAATTGAGCAGTCAGGCAAACTCGAACCCATAGCCAACGCAGATCGGGAATCTCGAAGAGTTGCTGATAGACTGAAAGGAGCGATGAAGGATTGA
- a CDS encoding DUF371 domain-containing protein — protein MYMLRVSFVAHGHKNIVGKHNSTLELTTENQLTRRGTCIVGVDAELALSDLSSDIKSAVKSSETVIELRMTVEGHTETVIGHGAQGLTYDDSTSMVARTSNYQCDRTLMVSANKAASNLNRAFITKLQNPNSLLRCVLTFK, from the coding sequence ATGTATATGCTCAGAGTATCATTTGTTGCTCATGGCCACAAGAATATCGTTGGTAAACACAATTCAACTCTTGAATTAACAACTGAAAACCAGTTGACCCGCCGAGGTACGTGTATTGTCGGCGTAGATGCGGAATTAGCACTTTCAGACTTGAGTTCAGATATCAAATCTGCAGTAAAGTCAAGTGAGACAGTAATTGAGCTTAGAATGACTGTTGAAGGGCACACCGAGACTGTAATCGGGCATGGAGCCCAGGGCCTAACGTATGATGATAGCACAAGTATGGTAGCTAGAACGAGCAACTATCAGTGTGATCGCACTTTGATGGTGTCGGCTAACAAGGCTGCGTCTAATTTGAATCGGGCCTTCATAACCAAGCTGCAGAACCCGAACTCGCTATTACGATGTGTTCTGACATTCAAATAA
- a CDS encoding proteasome subunit beta encodes MSLPTGATVVGMKCKDGAVIATDSLISWGTMVLTDKGIKAFKLTDTIVLASAGLTSDYQMLVNRIKAQIRLYEMDQKKPITVKALAKMIANTLYRRKLSPLFVQTIVVGVDDEGPSLYTLDMGGSLLEEDFAATGSGVQTAYGVLEKEYNEDVVVKEAEEIATHAVQAGIERDVQSGGKIHIMTVTEDGVEERVVE; translated from the coding sequence ATGTCGCTTCCAACCGGTGCCACTGTTGTTGGCATGAAATGTAAAGATGGTGCAGTTATCGCTACAGATTCCCTAATCAGCTGGGGAACCATGGTGCTTACAGATAAAGGAATCAAGGCCTTCAAGCTAACCGATACTATAGTTCTTGCATCTGCAGGTCTTACCTCTGATTATCAGATGCTGGTCAACAGGATAAAAGCTCAGATTCGATTGTATGAAATGGATCAGAAGAAACCAATTACTGTGAAAGCACTGGCAAAAATGATTGCAAATACACTGTATCGGCGGAAACTGAGCCCGCTTTTCGTACAAACCATTGTTGTGGGTGTTGACGATGAAGGGCCGTCTCTCTATACCCTTGATATGGGTGGTTCTCTCCTTGAAGAGGACTTTGCTGCAACAGGAAGCGGCGTTCAGACGGCTTATGGTGTACTCGAGAAAGAATACAATGAGGATGTTGTGGTAAAGGAAGCTGAGGAAATCGCAACCCACGCAGTTCAAGCTGGAATCGAACGAGATGTTCAGTCTGGCGGCAAGATTCACATCATGACCGTAACTGAAGATGGTGTAGAAGAACGCGTTGTAGAATAA
- a CDS encoding TIGR04013 family B12-binding domain/radical SAM domain-containing protein translates to MLLPATLVFRFHKNTRYSIAALLGAVETDSRLEDVRLVAPPELDLESISNALEDGLTVIAYSILSTDTTRVRKEVQLVRKHFGDSVVMIAGGAHASARPVEVLNFGFDYVIIGEGEKAFCDLLDCLMHGKGTNDIPGAISGKMNNPPVPKDLPKVDLDSYPPFALKMNVVGPIEVTRGCPYRCKFCSTPFLSGGRVRHRSIETVVEWLEKAVTKRGFNRIWFLSPNALCYGGPGRRAAPGKLESLLQTATSIDGLEEVYFGSFPSEVRPEFVDSDILDMLRKYVANETLQIGLQSGSDEVLRICNRQHTVSEGLEAIGTSLDCDFIPHVDMIFGLPGESQDDVRNSIDICHKIVNIGGRIHAHVFMPLPGSAFEHMPPGKLDSDTQAELGELARKGVLTGSWYQQEEIAKRLARLN, encoded by the coding sequence GTGTTGTTGCCAGCTACGTTGGTCTTTAGATTTCATAAGAACACTAGATATAGCATTGCAGCTTTGTTGGGAGCAGTTGAAACCGATTCTCGATTAGAGGATGTCAGGTTGGTAGCACCACCTGAACTCGATTTGGAATCTATTTCTAATGCACTTGAAGATGGATTGACAGTCATTGCATATTCTATATTGAGTACTGACACAACGAGAGTACGTAAAGAAGTTCAGTTAGTTCGAAAACACTTTGGAGACTCAGTCGTCATGATTGCAGGTGGAGCGCATGCATCTGCGAGACCTGTAGAAGTTTTGAACTTTGGATTCGACTACGTTATTATTGGCGAAGGAGAGAAAGCTTTCTGTGACCTTCTTGATTGCTTGATGCATGGTAAGGGAACAAATGACATTCCCGGTGCCATTTCTGGTAAAATGAATAATCCGCCAGTACCCAAGGACCTTCCCAAAGTGGACCTTGATAGTTATCCCCCTTTCGCATTAAAAATGAACGTAGTTGGCCCCATCGAAGTAACACGTGGCTGTCCGTACAGATGTAAGTTCTGTAGTACACCTTTCCTAAGTGGTGGGCGTGTTCGGCATAGATCAATAGAAACTGTTGTCGAATGGTTGGAAAAAGCTGTTACTAAACGGGGATTCAATCGTATCTGGTTTCTGTCGCCGAATGCGCTCTGTTATGGTGGACCCGGGCGTCGAGCAGCTCCCGGAAAGCTGGAATCCCTTCTTCAGACGGCTACATCAATTGATGGGCTTGAAGAAGTCTATTTCGGGTCTTTTCCTTCGGAAGTACGTCCCGAGTTTGTTGATTCGGATATTCTTGACATGCTACGAAAATATGTCGCAAATGAAACGCTCCAAATCGGCTTACAGTCGGGTAGTGACGAGGTTCTTCGGATATGCAATAGACAGCACACAGTATCTGAGGGATTAGAAGCGATTGGTACATCTCTTGATTGTGATTTCATTCCACATGTGGACATGATTTTCGGATTGCCGGGTGAAAGCCAAGATGATGTGCGCAACAGCATTGATATTTGCCATAAAATCGTGAATATAGGGGGACGAATACATGCCCATGTTTTCATGCCATTACCCGGCAGTGCCTTTGAACACATGCCTCCGGGTAAACTAGATTCAGATACCCAAGCCGAACTTGGAGAGCTTGCACGAAAGGGTGTACTTACTGGCTCATGGTATCAGCAAGAAGAGATTGCGAAACGCCTTGCACGTCTGAACTGA
- a CDS encoding 4-demethylwyosine synthase TYW1, which produces MTSEMPEELREKLNRQGYHLLGERGAFKACQWQQKSLLYGDYCYKQRFYGIESHRCLQMTPVVDKCTQNCQFCWRVTPEDVNVNWDQIVVDESDVLAPVNLLDETKMANLRSLGGYNPEAGADVSQQMYNEAREPKHVAISLAGEPTMYPFLSDFIEEIDRNGMTSFLVTNGTMPEVLQEITLPTQLYVTLAAPNEKTYRRLCRPSVGDGWKRLMESQELLQSLDCRSVNRLTMVAARNMHHSRLYADLITTGEPDFVELKGYMHLGASRKRLNRRNSPSHKDVKAFAEKISALTGYYLLDEQVESRVVLLSRRKQIEKI; this is translated from the coding sequence TTGACGTCCGAAATGCCCGAGGAACTCCGTGAGAAACTCAACCGGCAAGGCTATCATCTCCTAGGAGAGAGAGGAGCTTTCAAGGCCTGTCAATGGCAGCAGAAGAGCTTGCTTTACGGAGACTACTGTTACAAACAGAGATTCTACGGCATTGAAAGCCATCGTTGCCTGCAAATGACTCCCGTAGTTGACAAGTGCACGCAGAACTGCCAATTCTGCTGGCGTGTTACGCCCGAAGATGTGAATGTGAACTGGGACCAAATTGTAGTGGATGAATCGGATGTGCTGGCCCCCGTAAATCTACTTGATGAAACGAAAATGGCGAATCTGCGCTCGCTTGGTGGGTATAATCCTGAAGCAGGCGCTGATGTCTCTCAGCAAATGTATAATGAGGCACGGGAACCGAAACATGTAGCGATTTCTTTGGCCGGCGAACCAACAATGTACCCTTTCCTTAGCGATTTCATAGAAGAAATTGATCGGAACGGTATGACTTCCTTTCTTGTAACGAATGGTACGATGCCTGAGGTCTTACAGGAAATCACATTGCCAACCCAGCTCTATGTCACTTTGGCCGCCCCGAATGAGAAAACCTACCGGCGACTATGTCGTCCGAGCGTTGGAGACGGTTGGAAGCGGTTGATGGAGTCCCAAGAGCTTTTGCAGTCCTTGGACTGCCGCTCTGTGAATAGGCTAACGATGGTGGCAGCACGAAATATGCATCATTCCCGATTGTATGCAGATCTGATTACTACGGGGGAGCCTGATTTTGTTGAGCTCAAGGGCTACATGCATTTGGGCGCTTCACGAAAGAGATTGAACAGAAGAAATTCTCCATCACACAAAGACGTCAAAGCCTTTGCCGAAAAAATCTCGGCACTTACAGGCTACTATTTACTCGATGAGCAAGTTGAAAGCAGAGTTGTTCTATTATCTCGACGTAAACAAATTGAGAAAATCTAG